From one Microlunatus sp. Gsoil 973 genomic stretch:
- a CDS encoding GNAT family N-acetyltransferase: protein MARSALAITDFRTDPQRGAVLDFLEAWVSGDRAGAEQHVADHTNGQGTTLTARISGRIAGLITVRWTSNNPAFADRKIPLIHQLMVEPHFRRKGIGTALLDAAELSAARRGRRAIGITVGLFDEYGPAQRLYAQRGYLPDGRGACRGREPLREGQVVLIDHSLIIWLTKDITQLLPATPRPGMLPADPHG, encoded by the coding sequence ATGGCTCGCAGTGCTTTGGCGATCACCGACTTTCGGACGGACCCGCAACGCGGCGCCGTGCTTGACTTCCTCGAGGCGTGGGTGAGCGGAGACCGCGCTGGCGCCGAACAGCACGTGGCCGACCACACCAACGGTCAGGGGACCACGCTCACGGCCAGAATCAGCGGCCGGATCGCCGGCCTCATCACCGTGCGTTGGACCTCGAACAATCCAGCGTTCGCCGATCGCAAGATCCCTCTCATTCACCAACTAATGGTCGAACCACACTTTCGACGCAAGGGCATCGGAACTGCCCTTTTGGACGCCGCGGAACTTTCGGCGGCTCGCCGCGGCCGCCGGGCCATCGGGATCACCGTCGGCCTGTTCGACGAGTACGGCCCCGCGCAGCGGCTGTACGCCCAGCGCGGTTACCTGCCCGACGGCAGGGGCGCGTGCCGGGGACGTGAACCGCTGCGCGAGGGGCAGGTGGTGCTCATCGACCATTCCTTGATCATCTGGCTGACCAAGGACATCACCCAGCTGCTCCCCGCCACACCGCGACCGGGAATGCTCCCGGCTGACCCGCATGGGTGA
- a CDS encoding peptide ABC transporter substrate-binding protein, producing the protein MKRRRPPLLIAIASLSLLLAACHPGKSDSGANGQIKSSPQSEITIGVGQTGNAISTLDPSQWGAQILIDQGTVMEGLYGYGTDGKLVPKIATHYKTSKDGRVWTFYLRKDAKWSNGKPVTANDFYYSWMRTASPKNANDALWASVMTYVNNAWTYHAGGVGEKEVGVKVVNDYEIRLTLTSPHNILGAMAISGSMPLYGPSVDASPDKWFMPENFVGNGPYVVKSFVPNGKITLEKNLKYVGAPGQTNVGNIKTINVIPTPNVPVPDFLAKKLSAAVIQQPADYKYVMTHPDLKALLHSQADNIVTYLEWDKSVEASPLDDIKVRQAVGMAINRKPIVENVLNGLGGVTSTFGFPGWPTNDMQHPLPEDLNKAKSLLAEAGYPGGKGIPTLYLYCRTAADDPTGIPVAEAIQQELKEGLGIQTKIVPQPSTIYGNITWGGINPDVHPGYVIGGGTPNWNDFTSLPIQANQQILFHGTQGTIEYRKHAANYYLPKYDPNDVAQLGNPDDKKAGTTQADWDRLDKAAKGYIAYLDEWTKQQPEDYQKVLVIPGAATNADQWDNYTKAWKDAKKPADKHDAWVAAWKFVGNWSAGNGGANVGLSGQAWDNKHMSQDWHDAVMWNAELNAAIDQNKANELTANIDNYVLNNGYGVPLYYAKTFYLSQPGLTGIQANPWSWGGLFQLQYATWK; encoded by the coding sequence ATGAAGAGAAGGCGCCCGCCCCTTCTGATCGCGATCGCGTCGCTCAGCCTCCTGCTTGCCGCCTGTCATCCGGGGAAATCCGACTCCGGGGCGAACGGGCAGATCAAGTCCTCGCCGCAGTCAGAGATCACCATCGGTGTCGGTCAGACCGGGAACGCGATCTCAACGCTCGACCCGTCCCAATGGGGTGCGCAGATCCTGATCGACCAGGGCACGGTGATGGAGGGTCTGTACGGCTACGGCACCGACGGCAAGCTGGTTCCCAAGATCGCCACCCATTACAAGACGTCCAAGGACGGCAGGGTCTGGACCTTCTACCTGCGCAAGGACGCCAAGTGGTCCAACGGCAAGCCGGTGACCGCCAACGACTTCTACTACTCGTGGATGCGCACCGCATCGCCCAAGAACGCCAATGACGCGCTCTGGGCCAGCGTGATGACCTATGTCAACAACGCCTGGACCTATCACGCCGGCGGTGTCGGAGAGAAGGAGGTCGGCGTCAAGGTCGTCAACGACTACGAGATCCGGCTGACCCTGACCTCTCCGCACAACATCCTCGGCGCCATGGCCATCTCGGGCTCGATGCCGCTGTACGGCCCGTCGGTCGACGCTAGCCCGGACAAGTGGTTCATGCCGGAGAACTTCGTCGGCAACGGTCCGTACGTCGTCAAGTCGTTCGTGCCGAACGGCAAGATCACGTTGGAGAAGAACCTGAAGTACGTCGGCGCACCCGGCCAGACCAACGTCGGCAACATCAAGACGATCAACGTCATCCCGACGCCGAACGTCCCGGTTCCGGACTTCTTGGCCAAGAAGCTCAGTGCCGCCGTCATCCAGCAGCCGGCGGACTACAAGTACGTCATGACTCATCCCGACCTCAAGGCCCTCCTGCACTCCCAGGCCGACAACATCGTCACCTACCTGGAGTGGGACAAGTCGGTCGAGGCCTCACCGCTGGACGACATCAAGGTGCGTCAGGCGGTCGGGATGGCCATCAACCGGAAGCCGATCGTCGAGAACGTCCTCAACGGACTCGGCGGTGTCACCTCGACCTTCGGGTTCCCGGGTTGGCCGACCAACGACATGCAGCACCCGCTGCCGGAGGACCTGAACAAGGCCAAGAGTCTGCTCGCCGAAGCCGGCTACCCGGGCGGCAAGGGCATACCAACGCTGTACCTCTACTGCCGGACCGCGGCCGACGACCCGACCGGCATTCCGGTGGCCGAGGCCATCCAGCAGGAGCTGAAGGAAGGCCTGGGCATCCAGACCAAGATCGTGCCGCAGCCGTCGACCATCTACGGCAACATCACCTGGGGCGGCATCAACCCTGACGTCCATCCGGGCTACGTGATCGGCGGCGGTACGCCGAACTGGAACGACTTCACCAGCCTGCCGATCCAGGCCAACCAGCAGATCCTGTTCCACGGCACGCAGGGCACGATCGAGTACCGCAAGCACGCGGCCAACTACTACCTGCCCAAGTACGACCCGAATGACGTCGCTCAGTTGGGCAATCCCGACGACAAGAAGGCCGGGACGACGCAGGCGGACTGGGACAGGCTCGACAAGGCGGCCAAGGGTTACATCGCCTACCTCGACGAGTGGACCAAGCAGCAGCCCGAGGACTATCAGAAGGTACTGGTCATCCCCGGCGCGGCGACCAACGCCGACCAATGGGACAACTACACCAAGGCTTGGAAGGACGCCAAGAAGCCGGCGGACAAGCACGACGCGTGGGTGGCAGCCTGGAAGTTCGTCGGGAACTGGAGTGCGGGCAACGGCGGCGCGAACGTCGGACTCAGCGGCCAGGCGTGGGACAACAAGCACATGAGCCAGGACTGGCATGACGCCGTGATGTGGAACGCCGAGCTGAACGCCGCGATCGATCAGAACAAGGCGAACGAGTTGACCGCCAACATCGACAACTACGTGCTGAACAACGGCTACGGAGTGCCGCTGTACTACGCCAAGACGTTCTACCTGTCGCAGCCGGGACTCACCGGCATCCAGGCCAACCCGTGGTCGTGGGGTGGGCTGTTCCAGCTCCAGTACGCCACCTGGAAATAA
- a CDS encoding ABC transporter permease — translation MGVAKFLGKRLVALVVTIAVVLAVAYLLMYAAPGSFFNSTNIGASLGQLRLQNPELYRQYVQQFESRYGLDQPLWAQTLKYVWHSLTFDFGTSFANPSVPIMHQLRSAFPISAILAIGSIVLSIVIGIPLGVVAALKRNTWLDSTLTTLSVAGQAIPSYVLAVLMVLLFGVAMPGVVPINGWGTAGEAILPIVALSAGNVGVITRYMRGSLIEVLRQEYVRTAEAKGVPRFKVITRHAMRNSLTALITVVGPTFAFTVVSTVWVEQIFSIPGMGNLMGSAFPTKDVPLSITSIYILSLMVMGMNLVVDVLYRAFDPRVALE, via the coding sequence GTGGGCGTCGCGAAGTTCCTAGGTAAGCGCCTCGTCGCGCTGGTCGTCACGATCGCGGTCGTGCTGGCCGTGGCGTACCTGCTGATGTACGCAGCTCCCGGGTCGTTCTTCAACTCGACTAACATCGGGGCGAGCCTCGGGCAGCTGCGGCTTCAGAATCCGGAGCTCTACCGGCAATACGTCCAGCAGTTCGAGAGCCGGTACGGGTTGGACCAGCCGTTGTGGGCACAGACCCTGAAGTACGTCTGGCATTCGTTGACGTTCGACTTCGGCACGTCGTTCGCCAACCCGTCGGTGCCGATCATGCATCAGCTGCGCAGCGCCTTCCCGATCAGCGCCATCCTGGCGATCGGGTCGATAGTGCTGTCGATCGTGATCGGCATCCCGCTCGGGGTGGTTGCGGCGCTCAAGCGCAACACGTGGCTCGACTCGACGCTGACCACGCTCTCGGTCGCCGGCCAGGCCATCCCGTCCTACGTGCTGGCCGTGCTCATGGTGCTGCTCTTCGGGGTCGCCATGCCGGGCGTCGTTCCGATCAACGGCTGGGGTACCGCCGGAGAGGCGATTCTGCCGATCGTCGCGCTCTCGGCCGGCAACGTCGGGGTGATCACCCGCTACATGCGCGGCTCGTTGATCGAGGTGCTCCGGCAGGAGTATGTGCGGACCGCCGAGGCCAAAGGCGTTCCGCGGTTCAAGGTCATCACCCGCCATGCGATGCGCAACTCACTGACCGCACTGATCACCGTGGTCGGGCCGACATTCGCCTTCACGGTGGTCAGCACGGTCTGGGTCGAGCAGATCTTCTCGATCCCGGGCATGGGCAACCTGATGGGGTCGGCGTTCCCGACCAAGGACGTACCCCTGTCGATCACGTCGATCTACATCCTGTCGTTGATGGTGATGGGGATGAACCTGGTCGTCGACGTGCTCTACCGGGCCTTCGACCCGCGGGTGGCGCTGGAGTGA
- a CDS encoding ABC transporter permease: MTELALGVVGDEPFRRTSQAQLAWRRYRRNWLPVAGGVWVLIFVLAGIFGPWVAPHHYTDTDFLNANQGPSWEFPMGTDGLGHDMFSQILWSIRNALEIAVGATAVSFVIGCVLGLWAGLRGGLADQAIMRVVDFMFAFPSYFLNLILVVTLGRGMFPILIAIGITGWASYARLIRGLVLNMRNGEMVEAARSLGATWPHIARRYLLPNVLSSMLVALAFGIPADLVIMAALSLVGLGLLPPLPSFGNLIAQAGPNVLGYPWLLYFPAGIFALTLLSFLFVADGLQEAFDPKGGS, from the coding sequence GTGACAGAGCTCGCGCTCGGAGTGGTCGGGGATGAGCCGTTCCGGCGCACCTCCCAGGCTCAGCTCGCTTGGCGGCGGTACCGGCGCAACTGGCTGCCGGTCGCCGGGGGTGTATGGGTGTTGATCTTCGTGCTCGCCGGCATCTTCGGCCCGTGGGTGGCACCGCATCACTACACCGACACCGACTTCCTCAACGCCAACCAGGGGCCATCCTGGGAGTTCCCGATGGGGACCGACGGGCTGGGCCACGACATGTTCAGCCAGATCCTCTGGAGCATCCGCAATGCCCTGGAGATCGCCGTCGGCGCCACCGCGGTGAGTTTCGTGATCGGCTGCGTACTTGGGTTGTGGGCCGGCTTGCGGGGTGGTCTCGCCGATCAGGCGATCATGCGCGTGGTGGACTTCATGTTCGCCTTCCCCAGCTACTTCCTCAACCTGATCCTTGTGGTGACTCTCGGCCGGGGCATGTTCCCGATCTTGATCGCCATCGGTATCACCGGCTGGGCCTCCTACGCCCGGCTGATCAGGGGCCTGGTGCTCAACATGCGCAACGGGGAGATGGTTGAGGCTGCTCGGTCGCTCGGCGCGACGTGGCCGCACATAGCCCGCAGGTATCTGCTGCCCAACGTGCTGAGCAGCATGCTGGTGGCGCTGGCGTTCGGGATCCCCGCGGACCTGGTGATCATGGCCGCGCTCAGCCTGGTCGGCCTCGGTCTGCTGCCACCGCTGCCCAGCTTCGGCAACCTGATCGCCCAGGCCGGCCCGAACGTACTCGGATACCCCTGGCTGCTCTACTTCCCGGCCGGGATCTTCGCACTGACGCTGCTGTCGTTCCTGTTCGTTGCCGACGGGCTGCAGGAAGCGTTCGATCCCAAGGGAGGATCATAA
- a CDS encoding ABC transporter ATP-binding protein, whose protein sequence is MADDLLTVENLQTRFRRADETIYAVNGVSFSVAPGETLGIVGESGSGKSVSLLSTLGLVRGARSVTGSARFMGTELLKLRRKQLEDIRGRDIGVIFQDPMTSLNPTMRIGDQIMEAMITHQYTNRRGAFARTLELLDKVGIPEPRARFKSYPHEFSGGMRQRAMIAMAIACEPQLLIADEATTAVDVTVQAQILALLDDLRQERKMSIILITHDFGVATNFCDRIVVLYAGKVMESARLEEFLVRPAHPYTLGLKASVIEVGQRGRDLVPVPGMATTVTEPPSSCPFAPRCSMAVERCHREVPPLRSMGQGHAVACHRAEEVMARAS, encoded by the coding sequence ATGGCTGACGACCTGCTGACGGTCGAGAACCTGCAGACCAGATTCCGTCGCGCCGACGAGACGATCTACGCCGTCAACGGTGTGAGTTTCTCGGTGGCACCGGGCGAAACGCTCGGCATCGTCGGGGAGAGTGGCTCCGGCAAGTCGGTTTCGCTGCTGTCAACGCTCGGGTTGGTGCGCGGTGCCCGGTCGGTGACCGGGTCGGCCAGATTCATGGGCACGGAATTGCTCAAGTTGCGGCGCAAGCAGCTCGAGGACATCCGAGGTCGCGACATCGGAGTGATCTTCCAGGACCCGATGACCAGCCTCAACCCGACGATGCGCATCGGCGACCAGATCATGGAAGCGATGATCACCCACCAGTACACCAACCGGCGGGGTGCCTTCGCGCGGACCCTGGAACTGCTGGACAAGGTGGGCATTCCCGAACCCCGGGCGCGGTTCAAGAGCTACCCGCACGAGTTCTCCGGCGGGATGAGGCAGCGGGCCATGATCGCCATGGCGATCGCCTGCGAGCCGCAACTGTTGATCGCCGACGAGGCGACGACCGCGGTTGACGTGACCGTCCAGGCGCAGATCCTCGCGCTGCTGGACGATCTCCGCCAGGAGCGGAAGATGAGCATCATCCTGATCACCCACGACTTCGGGGTAGCCACCAACTTCTGCGATCGGATCGTCGTGCTGTACGCCGGCAAGGTGATGGAGAGCGCCCGCCTGGAGGAGTTCCTTGTTCGTCCGGCACACCCGTACACACTCGGGCTGAAGGCCTCGGTGATCGAGGTCGGTCAGCGTGGCCGGGACCTTGTGCCGGTCCCGGGCATGGCGACCACCGTGACCGAGCCACCCAGCAGCTGTCCGTTCGCCCCGCGGTGCAGCATGGCCGTCGAACGTTGTCACCGGGAGGTACCCCCATTGCGGTCCATGGGCCAGGGTCACGCCGTGGCGTGCCACCGCGCAGAAGAGGTGATGGCTCGTGCCAGCTGA
- a CDS encoding ABC transporter ATP-binding protein, whose product MPADPLLQVESVSKRFKVGGRMLRAVESVSFEVSAGQTLGVVGESGSGKSTLGRVALRLLPADSGRVLFDGQDLADLNPKELRSVRRRMQMIFQNPLASLNPRMTIGAAIEDAMIIQKSGGSANARRARVGDLLERVGLPRSAADAHPFELSGGQQQRVGIARALALSPGLVVCDEPVSAVDVSIQVQIIELLKELQQELGMAYMFISHNLAVVQYLSDMVLVLYLGQVVEQAPADQLFDAPRHPYTKALIDSVLTIPKSAADRRLIRPPRGEIPSPLSPPSGCPYHPRCPIATSKCREEKPALRAVGQGRLAACHYPLADTGAPALVSVDAGEEALKPSERATSEIGA is encoded by the coding sequence GTGCCAGCTGATCCGTTGTTGCAGGTCGAGTCGGTCTCCAAGCGGTTCAAGGTCGGCGGGCGGATGCTGCGTGCCGTCGAGTCGGTGTCGTTCGAGGTGTCGGCGGGGCAGACCCTGGGAGTCGTCGGGGAGAGCGGATCGGGCAAGTCGACGCTCGGCCGGGTGGCCTTGCGGCTGCTTCCCGCTGACTCCGGACGGGTGCTGTTCGACGGGCAGGATCTGGCGGATCTGAACCCGAAGGAACTGCGGTCCGTTCGTCGGCGAATGCAGATGATCTTCCAGAATCCGCTGGCCAGCCTGAATCCGCGGATGACCATCGGCGCCGCGATCGAGGATGCGATGATCATCCAGAAGAGCGGCGGATCGGCCAATGCCCGGCGAGCGCGGGTCGGTGATCTGCTGGAGCGGGTCGGCCTGCCCCGGTCGGCCGCCGATGCCCACCCGTTCGAACTGTCCGGCGGTCAGCAGCAGCGAGTCGGCATCGCGCGGGCCCTGGCGCTTTCGCCCGGGCTGGTGGTCTGCGACGAGCCGGTCTCTGCGGTCGACGTCTCGATCCAGGTGCAGATCATCGAACTGCTGAAGGAGTTGCAGCAGGAGCTGGGCATGGCGTACATGTTCATCTCCCACAACCTGGCCGTCGTCCAATATCTCAGCGACATGGTGCTGGTGCTCTATCTGGGTCAGGTGGTCGAGCAGGCGCCCGCCGACCAATTGTTCGACGCGCCGCGGCATCCGTACACCAAGGCACTGATCGATTCGGTGTTGACGATTCCGAAGAGTGCCGCCGATCGACGGCTCATCCGGCCGCCGCGGGGTGAGATCCCCTCGCCGCTGTCGCCACCCAGCGGTTGCCCGTATCACCCGCGTTGCCCGATCGCGACCAGCAAGTGTCGGGAGGAGAAGCCGGCGCTGCGCGCGGTGGGCCAAGGACGATTGGCTGCCTGTCATTATCCGCTCGCCGACACCGGTGCGCCCGCTCTCGTCAGCGTCGACGCAGGGGAGGAGGCGCTCAAGCCGAGCGAGCGTGCGACGTCGGAGATCGGCGCCTGA
- a CDS encoding AraC family transcriptional regulator has protein sequence MAVTIDQSFDLLHGAGLDAMNELGVLYFVKDQERRFVLCTDALVHHLGYRSPRQVIGLRDEDLSPPHLVDHYRRYDERILQHGERIVELVELVRNVNGSFDWFATTKWPLRQGGAIVGIAGVIRSLRPAHSVRDGLLPLTPAIELMAEAYQRKLDIQELASAAGMSPSYFNRQFKKHFGTTPHRYLRSVRLMAVDELLCTTDLPLSAIAHQTGFYDQSHLSNEFTRHHGVTPLEYRRRNLAEVRLPPGPRQVKLRLDVSR, from the coding sequence ATGGCTGTCACGATCGACCAGAGTTTCGACCTCTTGCACGGGGCAGGGCTGGACGCGATGAATGAGCTCGGGGTTCTGTACTTCGTGAAGGATCAGGAGCGCCGGTTCGTGCTCTGCACCGACGCTCTCGTCCATCATCTTGGATACCGCAGTCCGCGCCAGGTCATCGGGCTACGCGACGAGGACCTCTCACCGCCCCACCTGGTCGATCACTACCGACGTTACGACGAGCGGATCCTGCAGCACGGAGAGCGGATCGTGGAGCTCGTCGAACTCGTGCGCAACGTCAACGGGTCGTTCGACTGGTTCGCGACGACGAAATGGCCATTACGACAGGGCGGTGCGATCGTCGGGATTGCAGGCGTGATCCGCAGTCTGCGGCCGGCGCACAGCGTCCGCGACGGCCTGCTCCCGTTGACACCGGCCATCGAGCTGATGGCCGAGGCGTACCAGCGCAAGCTTGACATCCAGGAGCTCGCCTCCGCCGCGGGCATGTCACCGAGCTACTTCAACCGACAGTTCAAGAAGCATTTCGGGACGACGCCACACCGCTACCTCCGGTCGGTCCGGCTGATGGCGGTCGACGAGCTGCTCTGCACCACTGACCTGCCGCTGTCTGCCATTGCCCACCAGACAGGCTTCTACGACCAGAGCCACCTTTCCAACGAATTCACCCGTCACCACGGCGTGACACCGCTGGAGTACCGTCGGCGCAATCTCGCCGAGGTTCGGCTTCCGCCGGGACCGCGACAGGTCAAACTCCGGTTGGACGTGTCGCGGTGA
- a CDS encoding carbohydrate ABC transporter permease, whose protein sequence is MTLTRETKGQTGHRLRRRRMARSHDSATPVGPSPRRRMTRAGRKEAVAGYAFLLPNFLGFLAFSLIPIGFCIWLTFTKWNLVLPPQANGLQNYRDMVSDRLFWKTLWNSVYYTVGAVPAGIFIAFWLALLLNRGMRGVRIFRTVYFLPYVTLTVAIAIVWSWIYNPDLGLLNFLLGKIGINGPAWLQDPNWAMPAIIIMSNWKGIGYPMLIFLAALQGVPEEYYESARLDGASWLQQIRHVTVPGVAPATFYVVVISFIGAMQGFDQFYVMTQGGPAYATTTIVMYIYQQGFQWFNMGYAATLAVALFFLIAVVTALIWRSQARSAALTAN, encoded by the coding sequence ATGACGTTGACTCGCGAAACCAAGGGCCAGACCGGTCATCGGTTGCGGAGGCGCCGGATGGCCCGGAGCCACGACAGTGCCACTCCGGTCGGCCCGTCCCCACGGCGCCGGATGACGCGTGCGGGCCGCAAGGAAGCCGTTGCCGGATACGCCTTCCTGCTGCCGAACTTTCTCGGGTTCCTGGCCTTCAGCCTGATCCCGATCGGATTCTGCATCTGGCTGACTTTCACCAAGTGGAATCTTGTCCTGCCGCCGCAGGCGAACGGCCTGCAGAACTACCGAGACATGGTCAGCGACAGGCTCTTCTGGAAGACGCTGTGGAACAGCGTCTACTACACGGTGGGCGCAGTTCCAGCCGGCATCTTCATCGCATTCTGGCTCGCACTGCTGTTGAACCGCGGTATGCGTGGTGTCCGCATCTTCCGGACCGTCTACTTCCTCCCCTATGTGACGCTCACCGTCGCAATCGCCATCGTGTGGTCCTGGATCTACAACCCTGATCTGGGCCTCTTGAACTTCCTGCTTGGCAAGATCGGCATCAACGGGCCGGCCTGGTTGCAGGACCCGAACTGGGCTATGCCGGCGATCATCATCATGAGCAATTGGAAGGGCATCGGTTATCCGATGCTGATCTTCCTCGCCGCCCTGCAGGGAGTCCCCGAGGAGTATTACGAGTCGGCGCGACTGGACGGGGCGAGCTGGCTGCAGCAGATCCGCCATGTGACCGTGCCCGGTGTCGCGCCGGCAACCTTCTACGTCGTGGTGATCTCGTTCATCGGGGCGATGCAGGGCTTCGACCAGTTCTATGTCATGACCCAGGGCGGTCCGGCGTACGCCACCACCACCATCGTCATGTACATCTATCAACAGGGATTCCAGTGGTTCAACATGGGATACGCCGCAACCCTTGCGGTCGCCCTGTTCTTCCTGATTGCGGTCGTCACCGCACTGATCTGGCGCAGCCAGGCACGTAGTGCTGCGCTGACGGCGAACTGA